One Siniperca chuatsi isolate FFG_IHB_CAS linkage group LG3, ASM2008510v1, whole genome shotgun sequence genomic region harbors:
- the haspin gene encoding uncharacterized protein haspin isoform X1 — translation MSTMKPLKPLYLKTYGKQKRKLSAWISPENRKQAFDSTRSTDGDTSVFEPATTTRIRERKNSVASHRAERPAKKKAMLCLTQKSCDEENIPSPSCPQPVQQSKATRKRTTSVASRRAARPAKKKATLCLTETSSDEENISRLSPPRPQPAQQSKITRKSRLVSVPGVLMRQKGKQDPRTSETEEDPMSTAKCRKNSVKMKTDSNVHLSSAGRFVTRRRRAFAAKPKLPKATFNILNSSDDFTSGAFGSSRILQPSRRRRGPPAFVVSSAENSVNAAGTASFATNPFRELSLNESADHSLGPCPRKPIFCSTPSAGSFNKRPHLKLVSINDQSSTPPSMSVSCIGVLSTFQEDLDSPWKAVSPPLCAPPIGLYSEEKPQSSLGEQEPPGDLFMEPKSTKKRSGCSEQVKSHSEDIKTKNVGELPSLNLLSTDASESSSHFESAAGGLEWLIEALKEKCLTDRCTVQLERLDKLTVTQLYGQTTYSSCLGLSSSVCSQQTNEHPLSMDSGQSVDLSQSSEPSFNLHLSVTNNKTTDYLQSPEDADSVTDSQSTNNSPSVDCKQSAEHRCTQESMEQSAAVLYVESTHHTDSSVEFIMGTQLPANSPVQALFTEEETVTVKDKCLTKKCTVQLKNWASSQLTVQQLKGFMEQKEAGLACCMSANPDANKSEDLTCSGEITERMMASVRQSVSSLVAQTQSNDPETEEKAAVLKEKCLTDRLIVEMKRVTLSQLKEILQLKDTKLKSPTDVSDSASDDQTKNDHQSGSDTNHCNEDTFAMKVNMKKRGSTSSEQKIASDKEEVVKNSCNIPHKRKKTSLAPKEKKRRSTSADRPGTTRKACVSGLNVSRWKNKGNASTHMFRSRTAQTGGNKAVDCSINELISTQHKQPRELLRTTMNFSTPVRASRLNLSSLLADFTPNTHTWSRLKAALSVHRKGMVLLTPRSSRLSVSGSPGRVELADVSQDLFSTPFRTPLPKRLRSQLLSCNSLVECEDEDLSDAEKVYAECGQQHPLPWEECIHPQRMKQCVKIGEGTFGEVFSTTNASGDTVALKIIPLEGSEKVNGEDQKTFGEILHEIIISKELSSLKEKQQNQTHGFIGLNDLHCVQGCYPPDFMNAWDSFDQQKGSENDRPDFFEKDQLFIILEFEFGGIDLENSNGTLASLGVAKSVLHQVTAALAVAEQQLCFEHRDLHWGNVLVKTTKQKTGSFVLNGAARSLDTKGVLVRIIDYSLSRLEIDDLTVSCDISKDEELFMGQGDYQFDIYRLMRQENGNNWSNYHPHTNVLWLHYLCSKLLSMKYRGSGGRGAKDIRVELTRFYDNVLQYSSATEALQNCPMFQ, via the exons ATGTCAACCATGAAGCCTTTAAAACCTTTATATCTGAAGACATACGGTAAGCAGAAGCGAAAGCTGTCCGCCTGGATCTCACCTGAAAACCGCAAGCAGGCCTTCGATAGCACACGCTCAACAGACGGCGACACCTCCGTCTTTGAACCCGCAACAACTACGAGGATAAG agagaggaagaataGTGTTGCTAGTCATAGAGCGGAGCGTCCTGCCAAGAAAAAGGCCATGCTATGTCTGACTCAGAAGAGCTGTGATGAGGAGAATATCCCCTCTCCTTCCTGTCCTCAGCCTGTTCAGCAGAGCAAGGCGACCAG AAAGAGAACGACTAGTGTTGCTAGTCGTAGAGCAGCGCGTCCTGCCAAGAAAAAGGCCACGTTATGTCTGACAGAGACCAGCAGTGATGAGGAGAACATCAGCAGGCTCTCTCCTCCCCGTCCTCAGCCCGCTCAGCAGAGCAAGATAACCAG GAAAAGCCGGCTTGTGTCTGTGCCAGGAGTCTTGATGAGGCAGAAAGGCAAGCAGGATCCAAGGACCAGCGAGACTGAGGAAGACCCGATGTCCACTGCAAAATGTCGGaaaaattcagttaaaatgaaGACAGACTCTAA TGTTCATCTTTCCTCTGCGGGCCGCTTTGTAACCCGCCGCAGACGTGCTTTTGCTGCCAAACCCAAACTCCCTAAAGCAACATTCAATATACTCAACTCGTCAGATGACTTTACTTCTGGAGCCTTTGGTTCCAGTAGGATTCTTCAGCCTTctaggaggaggaggggccCCCCAGCATTTGTTGTGTCAAGTGCAGAGAACTCAGTGAATGCAGCGGGGACTGCCAGCTTTGCCACCAACCCCTTTCGAGAGCTATCCCTCAATGAGTCGGCAGATCACAGCCTAGGACCCTGCCCCAGGAAACCCATCTTTTGCTCTACACCCTCAGCAGGCTCCTTCAACAAACGGCCACACCTTAAACTTGTATCTATCAATGATCAATCTTCCACCCCTCCATCCATGTCAGTAAGCTGTATAGGTGTCTTGAGCACATTCCAAGAAGACCTGGATTCGCCGTGGAAGGCCGTCTCCCCACCACTTTGTGCACCACCCATTGGGCTTTATTCTGAGGAGAAGCCGCAGTCGAGCCTTGGTGAGCAAGAACCTCCTGGTGATTTATTTATGGAGCCCAAGAGCACTAAGAAGAGAAGTGGCTGTAGTGAGCAAGTCAAAAGCCACAGTGAAGACATAAAAACCAAGAATGTTGGGGAATTACCAAGTCTAAATCTGCTCTCTACAGATGCCAGTGAAAGCAGCAGTCATTTTGAGTCAGCAGCAGGAGGGTTAGAGTGGCTGATAGAGGCTCTAAAGGAGAAATGTTTGACCGATCGCTGCACAGTGCAGCTCGAAAGATTGGACAAACTCACTGTGACTCAGCTTTACGGTCAAACAACCTACTCATCCTGTTTGGGACTTTCAAGCTCAGTCTGCAGCCAGCAAACAAATGAACATCCACTGTCTATGGACAGCGGTCAAAGTGTTGACCTTTCACAGTCTTCAGAACCATCATTTAATCTTCATTTATCTGTGACTAACAATAAAACCACTGATTATTTACAGTCTCCTGAAGATGCAGATTCAGTGACTGACAGTCAAAGCACTAACAATTCACCATCAGTTGACTGTAAGCAGTCCGCTGAACACCGATGCACACAGGAATCCATGGAGCAGTCAGCAGCAGTACTTTATGTTGAATCTACCCACCACACAGACAGCAGCGTTGAGTTTATCATGGGTACACAATTACCAGCCAACAGCCCTGTGCAAGCGCTGTTTACTGAAGAGGAGACTGTAACAGTAAAGGACAAATGTCTCACTAAGAAATGCACAGTTCAGCTCAAAAACTGGGCTTCGTCACAACTGACTGTTCAGCAGCTCAAAGGGTTTATGGAGCAGAAAGAGGCAGGTTTGGCTTGTTGCATGTCCGCTAATCCAGATGCAAACAAGTCAGAAGATCTCACATGTTCTGGAGAAATCACTGAGAGAATGATGGCGTCTGTTAGACAGTCAGTAAGCAGTCTAGTAGCTCAGACACAGTCTAATGACCCCGAAACAGAAGAAAAGGCAGCTGTGCTGAAGGAGAAATGTCTAACTGACAGACTCATTGTTGAGATGAAGAGAGTAACTTTATCACAATTGAAAGAAATTCTGCAGCTCAAAGACACAAAACTTAAATCACCCACAGATGTGTCTGACTCAGCCAGTGATGACCAGACAAAGAATGACCACCAGTCTGGGAGTGACACTAATCACTGTAATGAAGACACTTTTGCCATGAAAGTcaatatgaaaaaaagaggCTCAACTAGTTCTGAACAAAAGATTGCTTCAGACAAAGAAGAAGTTGTAAAGAACTCCTGCAACATTCcccacaaaagaaaaaagacctCTCTGGCtcctaaagaaaagaaaaggaggagcaCGTCCGCTGACCGTCCTGGGACGACCAGGAAGGCGTGTGTGAGCGGTCTGAACGTGAGTCGCTGGAAAAACAAAGGCAACGCCAGCACCCACATGTTCAGGAGCAGGACTGCACAGACAGGCGGCAACAAGGCTGTGGACTGCAGCATCAATGAGCTGATCtccacacaacacaaacagccaAGG GAGCTGTTGAGAACTACCATGAATTTCTCCACCCCGGTGAGAGCGAGTCGGCTCAACCTCTCGTCTCTGTTGGCTGACTTcacacctaacacacacacctggagcCGACTCAAAGCAGCCCTCTCTGTTCATCGCAAGGGAATGG TGCTACTCACTCCGAGGAGTTCACGTCTGTCAGTGTCAGGCTCTCCTGGAAGAGTGGAGCTAGCAGATGTCAGCCAGGATCTCTTTTCCACACCCTTTCGGACACCACTCCCCAAACGTCTCCGGTCACAGCTGCTGAGCTGCAATTCTCTG GTTGAGTGTGAGGATGAAGATCTGTCAGATGCAGAGAAGGTGTATGCCGAGTGTGGCCAGCAGCACCCTCTGCCCTGGGAGGAGTGTATACACCCTCAACGTATGAAGCAGTGTGTGAAGATAGGGGAGGGGACCTTCGGTGAGGTCTTCTCCACCACCAATGCCTCAGGAGACACTGTTGCACTcaaa ATCATTCCATTAGAGGGCAGTGAGAAGGTGAATGGAGAGGACCAGAAGACCTTTGGAGAGATTCTCCATGAGATTATTATCTCAAA gGAGCTGAGCAGCCTGAAAGAGaagcagcagaaccagactcatgGATTTATTGGACTCAACGA CCTCCACTGTGTTCAAGGTTGCTACCCTCCAGATTTCATGAATGCTTGGGACTCCTTTGACCAGCAGAAAGGCTCTGAGAATGACAGACCAG ATTTCTTTGAAAAGGATCAGTTGTTCATAATCCTGGAGTTTGAGTTTGGAGGCATCGACCTAGAGAACAGCAATGGAACG CTGGCATCTTTAGGGGTGGCGAAGAGCGTCCTTCATCAGGTTACTGCTGCCTTGGCTGTCGCTGAGCAGCAGCTATGCTTTGAACACAG GGACCTCCACTGGGGCAATGTGCTGGtcaaaacaaccaaacaaaagaCGGGGAGCTTTGTCCTGAACGGAGCAGCCCGCTCTCTGGACACTAAAGGGGTGCTGGTCCGCATCATTGACTACTCTCTCTCCAGACTAGAAATTg ATGATCTGACGGTGTCCTGCGATATCTCGAAGGATGAGGAGCTTTTCATGGGCCAGGGGGATTACCAGTTTGATATCTACAGACTGATGAGACAGGAGAATGG AAACAACTGGAGTAACTACCACCCTCATACCAACGTGCTGTGGCTCCACTACCTTTGCTCCAAGCTGCTTTCCATGAAGTACCGGGGCTCGGGAGGGAGGGGTGCCAAGGACATACGAGTGGAGCTCACTCGTTTCTATGACAACGTCCTCCAGTACAGCTCTGCCACTGAGGCACTGCAAAACTGCCCCATGTTTCAGTAG
- the haspin gene encoding uncharacterized protein haspin isoform X2 — MLCLTQKSCDEENIPSPSCPQPVQQSKATRKRTTSVASRRAARPAKKKATLCLTETSSDEENISRLSPPRPQPAQQSKITRKSRLVSVPGVLMRQKGKQDPRTSETEEDPMSTAKCRKNSVKMKTDSNVHLSSAGRFVTRRRRAFAAKPKLPKATFNILNSSDDFTSGAFGSSRILQPSRRRRGPPAFVVSSAENSVNAAGTASFATNPFRELSLNESADHSLGPCPRKPIFCSTPSAGSFNKRPHLKLVSINDQSSTPPSMSVSCIGVLSTFQEDLDSPWKAVSPPLCAPPIGLYSEEKPQSSLGEQEPPGDLFMEPKSTKKRSGCSEQVKSHSEDIKTKNVGELPSLNLLSTDASESSSHFESAAGGLEWLIEALKEKCLTDRCTVQLERLDKLTVTQLYGQTTYSSCLGLSSSVCSQQTNEHPLSMDSGQSVDLSQSSEPSFNLHLSVTNNKTTDYLQSPEDADSVTDSQSTNNSPSVDCKQSAEHRCTQESMEQSAAVLYVESTHHTDSSVEFIMGTQLPANSPVQALFTEEETVTVKDKCLTKKCTVQLKNWASSQLTVQQLKGFMEQKEAGLACCMSANPDANKSEDLTCSGEITERMMASVRQSVSSLVAQTQSNDPETEEKAAVLKEKCLTDRLIVEMKRVTLSQLKEILQLKDTKLKSPTDVSDSASDDQTKNDHQSGSDTNHCNEDTFAMKVNMKKRGSTSSEQKIASDKEEVVKNSCNIPHKRKKTSLAPKEKKRRSTSADRPGTTRKACVSGLNVSRWKNKGNASTHMFRSRTAQTGGNKAVDCSINELISTQHKQPRELLRTTMNFSTPVRASRLNLSSLLADFTPNTHTWSRLKAALSVHRKGMVLLTPRSSRLSVSGSPGRVELADVSQDLFSTPFRTPLPKRLRSQLLSCNSLVECEDEDLSDAEKVYAECGQQHPLPWEECIHPQRMKQCVKIGEGTFGEVFSTTNASGDTVALKIIPLEGSEKVNGEDQKTFGEILHEIIISKELSSLKEKQQNQTHGFIGLNDLHCVQGCYPPDFMNAWDSFDQQKGSENDRPDFFEKDQLFIILEFEFGGIDLENSNGTLASLGVAKSVLHQVTAALAVAEQQLCFEHRDLHWGNVLVKTTKQKTGSFVLNGAARSLDTKGVLVRIIDYSLSRLEIDDLTVSCDISKDEELFMGQGDYQFDIYRLMRQENGNNWSNYHPHTNVLWLHYLCSKLLSMKYRGSGGRGAKDIRVELTRFYDNVLQYSSATEALQNCPMFQ; from the exons ATGCTATGTCTGACTCAGAAGAGCTGTGATGAGGAGAATATCCCCTCTCCTTCCTGTCCTCAGCCTGTTCAGCAGAGCAAGGCGACCAG AAAGAGAACGACTAGTGTTGCTAGTCGTAGAGCAGCGCGTCCTGCCAAGAAAAAGGCCACGTTATGTCTGACAGAGACCAGCAGTGATGAGGAGAACATCAGCAGGCTCTCTCCTCCCCGTCCTCAGCCCGCTCAGCAGAGCAAGATAACCAG GAAAAGCCGGCTTGTGTCTGTGCCAGGAGTCTTGATGAGGCAGAAAGGCAAGCAGGATCCAAGGACCAGCGAGACTGAGGAAGACCCGATGTCCACTGCAAAATGTCGGaaaaattcagttaaaatgaaGACAGACTCTAA TGTTCATCTTTCCTCTGCGGGCCGCTTTGTAACCCGCCGCAGACGTGCTTTTGCTGCCAAACCCAAACTCCCTAAAGCAACATTCAATATACTCAACTCGTCAGATGACTTTACTTCTGGAGCCTTTGGTTCCAGTAGGATTCTTCAGCCTTctaggaggaggaggggccCCCCAGCATTTGTTGTGTCAAGTGCAGAGAACTCAGTGAATGCAGCGGGGACTGCCAGCTTTGCCACCAACCCCTTTCGAGAGCTATCCCTCAATGAGTCGGCAGATCACAGCCTAGGACCCTGCCCCAGGAAACCCATCTTTTGCTCTACACCCTCAGCAGGCTCCTTCAACAAACGGCCACACCTTAAACTTGTATCTATCAATGATCAATCTTCCACCCCTCCATCCATGTCAGTAAGCTGTATAGGTGTCTTGAGCACATTCCAAGAAGACCTGGATTCGCCGTGGAAGGCCGTCTCCCCACCACTTTGTGCACCACCCATTGGGCTTTATTCTGAGGAGAAGCCGCAGTCGAGCCTTGGTGAGCAAGAACCTCCTGGTGATTTATTTATGGAGCCCAAGAGCACTAAGAAGAGAAGTGGCTGTAGTGAGCAAGTCAAAAGCCACAGTGAAGACATAAAAACCAAGAATGTTGGGGAATTACCAAGTCTAAATCTGCTCTCTACAGATGCCAGTGAAAGCAGCAGTCATTTTGAGTCAGCAGCAGGAGGGTTAGAGTGGCTGATAGAGGCTCTAAAGGAGAAATGTTTGACCGATCGCTGCACAGTGCAGCTCGAAAGATTGGACAAACTCACTGTGACTCAGCTTTACGGTCAAACAACCTACTCATCCTGTTTGGGACTTTCAAGCTCAGTCTGCAGCCAGCAAACAAATGAACATCCACTGTCTATGGACAGCGGTCAAAGTGTTGACCTTTCACAGTCTTCAGAACCATCATTTAATCTTCATTTATCTGTGACTAACAATAAAACCACTGATTATTTACAGTCTCCTGAAGATGCAGATTCAGTGACTGACAGTCAAAGCACTAACAATTCACCATCAGTTGACTGTAAGCAGTCCGCTGAACACCGATGCACACAGGAATCCATGGAGCAGTCAGCAGCAGTACTTTATGTTGAATCTACCCACCACACAGACAGCAGCGTTGAGTTTATCATGGGTACACAATTACCAGCCAACAGCCCTGTGCAAGCGCTGTTTACTGAAGAGGAGACTGTAACAGTAAAGGACAAATGTCTCACTAAGAAATGCACAGTTCAGCTCAAAAACTGGGCTTCGTCACAACTGACTGTTCAGCAGCTCAAAGGGTTTATGGAGCAGAAAGAGGCAGGTTTGGCTTGTTGCATGTCCGCTAATCCAGATGCAAACAAGTCAGAAGATCTCACATGTTCTGGAGAAATCACTGAGAGAATGATGGCGTCTGTTAGACAGTCAGTAAGCAGTCTAGTAGCTCAGACACAGTCTAATGACCCCGAAACAGAAGAAAAGGCAGCTGTGCTGAAGGAGAAATGTCTAACTGACAGACTCATTGTTGAGATGAAGAGAGTAACTTTATCACAATTGAAAGAAATTCTGCAGCTCAAAGACACAAAACTTAAATCACCCACAGATGTGTCTGACTCAGCCAGTGATGACCAGACAAAGAATGACCACCAGTCTGGGAGTGACACTAATCACTGTAATGAAGACACTTTTGCCATGAAAGTcaatatgaaaaaaagaggCTCAACTAGTTCTGAACAAAAGATTGCTTCAGACAAAGAAGAAGTTGTAAAGAACTCCTGCAACATTCcccacaaaagaaaaaagacctCTCTGGCtcctaaagaaaagaaaaggaggagcaCGTCCGCTGACCGTCCTGGGACGACCAGGAAGGCGTGTGTGAGCGGTCTGAACGTGAGTCGCTGGAAAAACAAAGGCAACGCCAGCACCCACATGTTCAGGAGCAGGACTGCACAGACAGGCGGCAACAAGGCTGTGGACTGCAGCATCAATGAGCTGATCtccacacaacacaaacagccaAGG GAGCTGTTGAGAACTACCATGAATTTCTCCACCCCGGTGAGAGCGAGTCGGCTCAACCTCTCGTCTCTGTTGGCTGACTTcacacctaacacacacacctggagcCGACTCAAAGCAGCCCTCTCTGTTCATCGCAAGGGAATGG TGCTACTCACTCCGAGGAGTTCACGTCTGTCAGTGTCAGGCTCTCCTGGAAGAGTGGAGCTAGCAGATGTCAGCCAGGATCTCTTTTCCACACCCTTTCGGACACCACTCCCCAAACGTCTCCGGTCACAGCTGCTGAGCTGCAATTCTCTG GTTGAGTGTGAGGATGAAGATCTGTCAGATGCAGAGAAGGTGTATGCCGAGTGTGGCCAGCAGCACCCTCTGCCCTGGGAGGAGTGTATACACCCTCAACGTATGAAGCAGTGTGTGAAGATAGGGGAGGGGACCTTCGGTGAGGTCTTCTCCACCACCAATGCCTCAGGAGACACTGTTGCACTcaaa ATCATTCCATTAGAGGGCAGTGAGAAGGTGAATGGAGAGGACCAGAAGACCTTTGGAGAGATTCTCCATGAGATTATTATCTCAAA gGAGCTGAGCAGCCTGAAAGAGaagcagcagaaccagactcatgGATTTATTGGACTCAACGA CCTCCACTGTGTTCAAGGTTGCTACCCTCCAGATTTCATGAATGCTTGGGACTCCTTTGACCAGCAGAAAGGCTCTGAGAATGACAGACCAG ATTTCTTTGAAAAGGATCAGTTGTTCATAATCCTGGAGTTTGAGTTTGGAGGCATCGACCTAGAGAACAGCAATGGAACG CTGGCATCTTTAGGGGTGGCGAAGAGCGTCCTTCATCAGGTTACTGCTGCCTTGGCTGTCGCTGAGCAGCAGCTATGCTTTGAACACAG GGACCTCCACTGGGGCAATGTGCTGGtcaaaacaaccaaacaaaagaCGGGGAGCTTTGTCCTGAACGGAGCAGCCCGCTCTCTGGACACTAAAGGGGTGCTGGTCCGCATCATTGACTACTCTCTCTCCAGACTAGAAATTg ATGATCTGACGGTGTCCTGCGATATCTCGAAGGATGAGGAGCTTTTCATGGGCCAGGGGGATTACCAGTTTGATATCTACAGACTGATGAGACAGGAGAATGG AAACAACTGGAGTAACTACCACCCTCATACCAACGTGCTGTGGCTCCACTACCTTTGCTCCAAGCTGCTTTCCATGAAGTACCGGGGCTCGGGAGGGAGGGGTGCCAAGGACATACGAGTGGAGCTCACTCGTTTCTATGACAACGTCCTCCAGTACAGCTCTGCCACTGAGGCACTGCAAAACTGCCCCATGTTTCAGTAG